TATAGGCGGTTTAGAAGGGATAAAGCAGGAGCTGAAGGAAGCGGTCGAATGGCCCCTCAAGCATCCGGATGTATTTAAGAGGTTAGGTATTAGGCCTCCAAGGGGTATACTTTTGTACGGCCCACCCGGAACTGGCAAGACGCTCTTGGCGAAGGCCGTAGCTACTGAAAGCGAAGCAAACTTCATATCGGTTAAAGGACCGGAAGTGTTGAGCAAGTGGGTCGGAGAATCGGAGAAGGCCGTTAGGGAAATATTCAGGAAAGCACGCGAGACGGCCCCTTGCATAATATTCTTCGACGAACTTGACTCGATTGCACCTAGGAGAGGTCTCCATCCGGATGCAGGTGTAACCGATAGGATCGTAAATCAACTTCTGACGGAAATGGACGGACTACAAACGCTAAAAGGCGTTGTCGTGATAGGTGCGACCAATAGGCCCGACATATTGGATCCGGCGCTCTTAAGACCTGGAAGGTTTGATAGACTCCTCTATATACCACCGCCTGACTTGGAAGCGAGGCATCAGATATTCAAGATACATACGAGAGAAATGCCGCTTGACGATACCGTTGACCTCAGAAAACTCGCTGAGATAACGGAGGGCTACACGGGCGCAGACATAGAAGCAGTATGCAGGGAAGCAGCAATGGTTGCAGCAAGGGAAAACATCAATATAGATAAAGTGTCCATGAGACACTTTGAGGCAGCGTTACAGAAGATAAAGCCGAGCGTCACGGAAGTTGAGAAAGCCGAGTACGACAAAATAATAAGAGACTTCAAAAAATCGATGGCGTACATCGGATAAAAAATTTCAGACTTGCCCTTTTATTCTTTTGACAGCATTTATGAGGGCTGGTAAAACTTTGTACAAATCACCTACTATGCTATAGTCGGCCTCCTTATGCATCGGAGCGTTTGGGTCCGTATTTATACACACGACAGTCTTTGATTCCCTCATGCCTACCACATGCTGTATTTGGCCTGATATGCCAACAGCAATGTAGAGCTTAGGCTTTACGCGCTTTCCAGAAAGACCTATGTGTCTATCATCAGGAAGCCATTTTAGGTCTCCGGATATAGGTCTTGTGCAACCAAGCTCGGCCCCTAGCACCTTCGCTAACTCTTCTGCTAATTTTAAATCATCTTTTCTTTTTAAGCCCCTTCCCACAGCAACAACGACTTCTGCATCCTCTAGCTTAACGCCGCTTTTCTCTACCGCCCGTGATTCGAGTTTAGACATTCTCCTCTGCACTACAACCTTTACATTCTCTACTTTCCCTTCACCCTTCGACCGTACAGCTTGAAATCTGCGAGGTGGTATTGTGACCACAGCGGGATAACTCTCAAAAATCTGTCTTGCTAAAAATCCGCCACCCATTACAAGCCTCGTGACCTCCACCCATGGCCCCTCAACTAAGACGTCTAAACATTCTGATGCGCACCCCGTGTGCAAGCTTTGTGCCACATAAGCAGCAACCTCCTTTCCTATCTTCGTCGCTGCAATCAATATCAACCTCGGCGATACATTCAAAACAACTTGCGATACGCCCTCGGCAATTACATCTGTCCCGTCTTTTATTGAATCAATATCTGGAACCACGAAGATTTTATCAGCACCGTGTTCCGTAAATTTAGCAACCCTATCACTACCGTCGCCTAAGATTATGGCCCCCGTCCAAGAACCTAGTTGGTCAGATAGTTTCTTAGCTAGTGCAAGAAGTTCAAACGCAAAGTTATCCTCCTCAGAGAAGACTAGGACTGCTCCCTCCGTCATCCCCTTATAACTCCCTCCTTTAGCAAACTCGTGAGCAGCTTTTCGGCCACCTCTTCAGGATTGCCTTCTATCACCACGTTCTTCCTCTCGCTCTTCACGACCTTCATTTCCACAGTTCTTAAGGCTGGCTTAACCGTGATTCCCAAATCTTTTAAACTCCAAGACGTTATGGGCTTCTTAGACGACGCCTTTATCATAAGTAAGCTCGGAATCCTTGGTGTGTTTATCTCTAAACCTACCGTAAATAGGACCGGTAAACTCACTTCGTATGTTTCTACAAAGTCTTCCAAAGTTCTCTCGACCAATACCTTACCCGATTTTAGTTCCAACCTTGTCACATACGCAAGGAAGGGTATACCGAGCTCTTTAGCTAGTCTAGGACCTATTTGGTATCCAGCATCGTCGGACGATGCCTCTCCACATAAGATGATGTCCCACCCTTTTATCTTCCTTGCTGCCTCTGCTAAGACCATGGCTATAGCTAGACCATCAGACCCCTCCATGGCGGGATCTGAGACCACGTAAGCCTCGTCGGCACCCATAGCAAGTGCCTCCCTTACCAGCATCGTTTTAACATCAGAGCCGACACTGAGAATCGTAACCTTACCGCCGTGCTTCTCTTTTAACCTTACAGCCTCTTCTAGTGCGTTTAAGTCGAATTCGCTGATCTTCCTCGGCGCACGTTGCATGGCCTCCTGAAGAGCTCCATTCGACACCCTGAGCTGGTTTACGTCTACGACCTGCTTTATGCATACAAGAACGTTCACCATAACGTTATCACAAAATACGCTCATTTTACCGATATTTCTAATTTTTCTAAATTTTTTGTTGATCGAAGATGGACGCTGCTAAGACTTCTGCTATGTCCATTACAGTAAAGCTCTCTAGATTCATGACCCTCACAGCATCTTCGAACATCGCCAGACAATACGGGCACTCGACCACAAGCATTTCTGCACCCATCGAGACCGCCTCCTCGACTCTTATCAAAGATTCTCTCTTGAGTCTTGGTATGTGATACCAATAATTGCAACCGCCTGCACCGCAACAGAAAGTATCTTCTTTCGAGCGCTGGAATTCTAATGGTCTATTCGAAAACACGGCGGACAGCACATGCCTAGGCTCGACGTATACCCCGTTTATACGAGCGAGATAACATGAGTCGTGTAGGGCAGCACGCACCTCAAGCTTTTTCTTTACATGAAGTCTTCCGTCTTTTAACAGCATGCACAGCAGCTGAGTATGATGAATAACGTCAGCGTCCAACCCGAACTCCCTATACTCATTCTTTAATGTGTTATAGCAGTGCGGACAATGCGTTACTATCTTCTTCACTTTAAGCTCCGTTAACCTCTCAACGTTAGCGTATGCCTGTTCTTGGAATCTTCCTTCCTCTCCAATCCTTCTGGCCGGATCGCCAGTACATTTTTCATCAAAGAGTATCCCAACGCTTAATCCTGCCTCCTTCAGCAGTCTAATGGTCGTCTTAGCTACTTTTCCAACTCTTGGGTCGTAAAAAGCAGCACAACCGAGCCAGTACAAGTATTCAACCTCGCCGTCATAGGGTAGAATCTTTACATCCATCTTCCTGAGTTCTTCGACTAGCTTCTCCTTCTCATACTCAGGTATACCGAACGGGTTTGAAGTCCTAGCTATGTTAGAAATCAGTGGGTAAACTCTTTCATCCATCTTCCCCTCGAAGACGATTGCCCTCCTAATATCGATCACGTACCTCGCGGGGTTTATGAGAACTGGACACCTCCAAAAACATGCATGACAGGTCGTACATGCCCACACCGCCTCTTCTTTTATCACACCCCCCGCTAACAGATCTCGGTCTTCGAACCTATTGTCGAACGTAAATTTCAGCGATTGGATGAGCCTCCTCGGCGATAAAGCCGATCCCGCCTCGTAAGCTGGACAAGATTCTTCACATCTGCCGCAATCTGTGCAGGCGTAAACACTGAGCACGTCCCTCCAACCCATTTCTCCCGCTTTTTTGAAGCCTATGCGTAGCTCAAATTCTCCGGCATCCTCTAGGGCTTTAATGTTAAACGGTGTTGTCAACTTTCCAATAGGTTCCATCGGCCTTGAAAGATAGATGTTCATGGATGAAGTTAGGATGTGCATAAGGTTGGAATAGGGCAGAAGAGCTATTAACGTAAGGGCTACGAGTCCATGGCTCCACCAGAGTGCAACATACAAACTGTGTGCTAACTCTCGGTTAACACCAGAGTACGAAAGTGCATCTGCGATCGCCACACCTACGAAAGAGTAGCTAGACCAAGGAACATCTTTGAGAAATAATCTGAACCCTTCCACCAGGAATCCAGATATGCCCACGTAAAACAATCCTATTAGCACTAAAGTGTACTGGACATGGGCGCCTATTCTGTAAGGGTATCTGATAATCCTAGAGATAAGAAGCATCGTTACACTCAACACGAACAGCAATCCGAAGAGGTCTAAAAACAGCTCAAGGGCTGGATAAACATCTCCGACTAGTAGTTTTATCCCAAACTTTTCGATCGTGTGGTCGACAAAAACTATACATGTGCCTATGAATAAGACGAGTGTTCCGACGAAGAGTGTTGCATGCAGACTACCCCTAAAGTGGTCAGAAACTATCCTTGCCTGAAGCAGGCCATACTTAAGGAAAGCCCCCAACCTTTGCCTGCCATATTTAGCAACTTCTTTTATCACATAACGTCCGTAAAGCCTATAATGCTTGTACAGACCTATAAGAAGCACAGTTACAAACGGTATTAAGAGTAAGTAAAAAACGAACTCCACATGTTGCGGTAGCAATGCAAAACTTTCTCGGAATGGTTGGAACAAGACAGGCACCTTTGTTACGGCGCATTAACGCTAGTAAGCTAGCTTTAATATCATGAGGTTAAATAGTTTTCGCGAATCTGTGGAGGTTCAAGACGTTGCGCAAAGAGTATAAGGTCGTCTCGTGCCCAAGTTGCGGCCACCTACAAATCACTTTTGCCGAGCGTTATTTTACGTGTAATGGTTGCGGTAAGAGAAACTACGTCAGTTCTAAACACGTGCTGTATAGGTCCGAGAACCAGGAGGACGCTAGGGCTGTACTGCTCTCTCTAAAGACTAAAAAAGCGTACAAGCCCTAGTGCTTCTGAACTCCGTCAAAGTTATACAGCAAATGCTTTTCTATGAGTTACTGGACTCTACAGATATGATGGCAGGCCCTGTCCTTGGAGCACACGTTTCTATAGCAGGCTCGATTGATAAGGCTGTTGACAGGGCCGTGGAAATTGGCTGTACTGGTACTTTCCAGATATTCACGAGAAACCCAAGAGGATGGGCATTCAAAAAACTAAACCCAGAAGAAGTTAAGCTATTCAGAGAAAAAGTTGTAGCTAAAGGATTTTTCGTGCCTGTTGGCCATATGCCGTACCTGCCTAACATAGCCTCACCTTCGAAGCAACTCTTTACGAAGTCTCTTAACGTCCTTATGGCCGAGATGGAGAGATGTGGTGAACTGGGTATGAAGTTCCTTGCAGTGCACCTGGGAAGTCATATGGGCAAGGGTGTTGATATAGGCATACAGAGGGTGGTTGAGGCGTGTAGGACCGCATTGGAAAAAGTCCAGAACGACGTCACTATACTTCTGGAGAACATGGCAGGACAGAAGAATAGCGTCGGATCAAGATTTGAGGAGCTAAGAAGAATTCTAGACTTGATAGGCGACGAAAGACGGGTCGCTATATGTTTCGATACATGTCATGCATTTGCAGCTGGTTACGACTTAAGAAACGAGGAAGCGGTCGAGAAGACTGTCGAACAATTTGATAACGTGATAGGCATAAAACACCTTAAGGTAATTCACATAAACGATTCAAAGGGTGAGCTCGGTAGTCATCTGGACAGACATGAGCACATAGGTATGGGCATGATAGGCGACGAAGGTTTCAGGGCAATATTCCACCACAAGGCTCTAAGGAATCTTCCGTTCATTCTAGAAACACCTGAAGATAAAAGAGGAAACTTTAGGACAAATATACTGAAGTCTAAGGAACTCTACGGGTGAATCATTACGAAAAGATATAACACTAAGACGCTAATGCTAAAGCTTGTTAGGAGTATCTTGACGGTAAGGTTTTTAGAGTTTAGTATCGTAGGCGCTATAGGTGTCCTTGTTAACCAGGCGGTGCTTTTCCTTTTGACTTACCTCATCGGAATGTATTATATGTTAGCGGCTGTGTTCAGCTTCGAAGTCGCGCTCCTTAACAACTTCATCCTTAATGAGCTATGGACGTTCAGGAAAAGAGAAACATCCTCGTCGCGCTGGTTTAGGCTCTTTAAATTTCACGTATCAAGAATTCTTGGCTTTATCGCGACCATCGCCACGCTTTTTTTCATAACGGAATTTTTAAGCATACACTACTTAATATCTAACGTAATAGCGATAGGTATCGGTACGTTGGTTAACTACTTTACGAGCGATTTATGGGTTTGGAAGTAAGCGATACTCTTGTCGCGGTTTCTATAAGCGCTTTTTATTTATCTATATAAGCCCGACCTTATCACATTCAACGAAGTACCATGAAAGCGTTTAGGGCGCGCGCTCTAACGGTTGCAGGCTCAGACTCAGGAGGTGGTGCCGGGATACAGGCGGACCTCAAGACCTTTGCAGCATTGGGCGTTCATGGCATGTGTGCAATAACCGCGATCACAGCCCAGAACACTGTTGGGGTTTTTGACGTGCAGGACATAGAGGTGGAGGTTATCAGAAGTCAGATAAGGGTTGTAGCCGAGGACATAGGGGTAGATGCCGTCAAAACCGGCATGCTGCACACTTCTCAAATAATAGATGCGGTTGCCGACGAACTTTCCAAGATTTCCAAACCAGTGGTTGTAGATCCCGTGATGGTCGCGAAGAGCGGCGCTGAGCTGCTAAAACAGGATGCTATAAAAGCCCTCATCGAGAGGATGCTGCCGATTGCTACCGTCTTAACACCGAATGCATTAGAGGCCTCGAAGCTTGTGGGTTTCACTGTGAAGACTTTAGATGATGCGAAGAAAGCAGCGAAAGCAATAGCTGAGATGGGGCCGAAGGCAGTGGTTGTGAAGGGCGGACACATAAGTGCTGAAAGGTCTATCGACACGTTGTACTACGATGGTGAATTCAGAATACTGGATTCTCCAAGAATTGATACGAAGAATACGCACGGAACGGGATGCGTTTTTGCATCTGCCATAGCGGCGGAACTGGCAAAAGGTTCGGATATCCTTAATGCAGTCTTAGTAGCTAAGCGATTCGTCCTGGACGCTATCAAGAACGGAATAAATATCGGTAGAGGACATGGACCAGTAAACCCGTCTGCATACGTGTACGAGGCTGCCGTGAAGTTTGAAGCTTTAAAGTGTGTTAAAGACGCCGTCAGGATGCTGGAATCCAATCCAGCGGTTGCGAAGCTCATACCGGAGTCGCAGTCTAATATAGCTATGGCCATTCCGTATGCAGAAAGCAAAGAAGAGGTTGTTGCAATACCTGGAAGGATAGTAAGACAACCATGGGGCGTTAAGAGTTCTGGATGCCCTGAGTTTGGTGCATCTAGGTACGTAGCTAACGCAGTGCTGGCTGCCATGGAGTGCGACCCGAACGTAAGGGCAGCTATGAACATAAGGTTGGGCGAGGATGTGCTAAACGCGGCAAGAGCGATGAACCTCAGCGTATCGCGTTATGATAGAAGATCAGAGCCCGAAGATGTTAAGAAGATAGAAGACATGAGTGTGAGATGGGGCATAACTCAAGCTGTGAAACTCCATGGTGGAGTCCCGAACATAGTATACCATGAAGGTGATTGGGGGAAAGAACCAATGGTCATCGTGTTCGGAAAGGATGCCGTGGAAGTCGCATCGCTTGTGATCAAGCTGGCCGAAATGATAAAGTAGCCTCAGCGCTTAACCAGCAACAGTATGATATAGATCAGAATCGCCGCCAGTATGAATGCCGGCGAGGTTCCTACAGTAACACCGTTAATCCTGAACCACCAAAATACGAAAGGATGAATTTCTTCCAACTTAGGTATGAACTTCAGCAAGACTGGAAGTGCGATCAACATTACACCAACTATTATAAGAAGTATACCGAGAAATACGAGCGGAGACATCAGTTCATCATCCCTTATCATGCAGAACCCCTTCTGGCCGAAAGAAGTCTTATGACTTCCTCATCCTCAACTTGTTCAAATTCTTCGTAAAACTGGCCTATGGCATAGAAAGGCTCCGGAGTTGACAGACACACAACCCTATCAACCTCTCGCCTTAAACTTTTAACGACATCTGGCGGTGCTACTGGTACAGCAACCACTATCGCCTTAGGTCCAAATTTCTTAACGTAATTTATCGCCGCCCTCATGGTCGCACCGGTTGCGAGACCATCATCTACAAGTATTACGATCTTGTCCTTTATCGGTATCGCATCTCTCCCTGACCTGTAGAGCGATACGCGCCTCCTTATCTCAGCAACCTCCTCCTTGATCTTCCTTTCTATATACTGTCGTGATACGCCCATGGACTCTATCAACTCTTCGTTCAACACGCTCGTGCCGTTTTCTGCTACGGCTCCGATAGCCAGCTCCGGCTGAAGTGGTGCACCCAATTTTCTTGGTATTATTACGTCAAGCGGACAATCCAGCTCCTCAGCAACATGATAGCCGACTACGACACCACCTCTAGGAATTGCCAAGACGACTACGTCGCATCCCTTGTAATCTTTGAGTGCCTTCGCTAATAACCTGCCAGCCTCCTCTCTATTCTTAAAAAACATACAAAAAGTAATACACAGTTGCTGCTTATAAACGCTAAGTTAGTGGGTTTGTTTAATGGACAAGCAAGGAGTTAGCGATCGCTTTTGTCATTTCTAGGAATGGCGACGGATATGCTCCTATGAATATGCCGAGGCCGGCAAGAATTATGACTGGTATCAACATCGGTAGGCCAACCTCGTGTGCCTTTTCGGAGATGGGCGTTATAGGTTTCAGGAATATTATTTGAATTACTCTTAGGTAGTAAGCGACGCCGATGAGAACGTTGATTATCATTATCACGGTGAAGGGTAGCATTCCTGCCTCTAGACCAGCCGTTATGATCTGAAACTCGCTTACAAAAGCGCTCAGGCCGGGTATGCCGGCAAGCGAGAAGGCACCTATTGCGAACGTTATTCCGCTAATTGGCATCTTGCGACCTATACCCGAGAGCTCATCTAGATTTCTTGTGCCGACTGCGTGTATGAAAGCTCCAGCCGATAAGAAGAGCAGCCCCTTCATGGTCGCATGATTTAGGACGTGTAAGAGACTTCCGGCTAAGCCGTTAACCGTAGCTACGGATATCCCGAAGACTATGTAGCCTATGTGGGCTATGCTGCTGAATGCAAGCAGCCGCTTTATGTCTTCTTGAAGCATGGCCATAAGGTTGCCGACGGTCATCGTTACGGCCGCATATAAAGCCAGGGCTATTCCCCAATTGTAAACCGTCGAGGGAAATATGACAGTTAAAACCCTGAACATCGCGAATATTCCTGTTTTTATCACAACACCTGATAACATCGCGCTGATTGGACTGGGCGCGGCCGGGTGAGCATCAGGTAACCAGCTGTGAAACGGTACCATCGCAGCATTAACGCCGAGTCCTGCTAAAAGAAGTGCCAAAATGGCGTAACTCCAAACATCACCTGCCATGTCTCGAAGACCAAAGATCGTTGAGAGAGCGCTCATGTTGAGCGTGCCCGCTATGCCGTACATGAGCGATAGCGCAAAGAGTATGGCGGCAGTGCCCGCCGAGCTTATTATAAGATACTTCAACGAAGCCTCCACGGCCTCCCAGCTTTTGTACCTAAACGCTACAAGAGCATAAGCCGATAAACTCATCACCTCCCAGAATATGAAGAAAGTCACGAAGTCGCCGGAAGACGCGACACCTACCATTCCGGTTATCATCGCTAGGAGGAGTGGATAGTACTCTGCCTTTCGCTCTTCTATGTACCCGATCGAGAAGAGCGCGGACATTAGGCCGACGAGCACAAACACGAAGGTTATGTAAGCAGACAACTTATCGATGAAAATTACAGACGCCGTTTCTTTGGGTAGAACGGTAAACGTTAAAGTGTCACCTTGAAACGTAGCATCCAACATTTGGATGATCGCAAAGTAAACTACGACTACAAGACCGGCAACGGAATAAACGTCCATCGTGCGCTCTACACGGAGCTTCCTTGATACGTAGGCTAAAATAGGCGATATGGCCGTAAGAATTATAAGAATGTATAAGGGCGATGGTACAAAATCCACCCTCAGCCCCTCCTGACAATGTTTTACATAAACGCCTTAGATATTAAAATTAACTTACGCTATCGGGCAGCTGCTCCATCCACAGTCTATGCATTTCGTACATGTCTCTTGGTACAAGATGTTAATGCTGCCACAAACCGGGCATTTCTCCATTTTTTCTTTTATGCTTGATATCTTTTCAGGGGCCGTTATGAGGTGTGCTAGTTTTGGTTTTACTTTTAACTTTTCGTGTGCGGCGTTTGCCTTGATGTGCCTCATCAGAATCTGATCGACCCTGAACCCGAGTTCCTCCATCATCTTCAAAGTTTTGTTGGGCATCATGACGACGTACTTTTCCATCCTTTGCGTTGGCGTAACCAAGACCTGCGCTGTTTTAGAAGAATCTCTATACACAGTTATTCCCTTTAACCCGAGCTTATATGCGAAAAGGTATGCCATCATAACGTCGTCAGAGGTAACCCAGCTTGGCATGTTGATGGTCTTGCTTACTGATGCATCAACCCACTTGCTAATTTCAAATTGTGCCCTAACATGGTCCCACCAAGGTATGTCGTATGCAACAAGAAAGACTTTTCTCATCTCCTCCGGGACCTCGTCCAATCCTTGGACCGAGCCACCGTTTTCAGCGACCTTTTTTAATAAAGCATCGATGTACAGTCCCGCCTCCTTCAATTGCCTTTCAAACTCGACATCACAATAATAGAACGTACCAACAGTAACTCTCTTTTCAAAGACAAGAGCAAACTGGGGCTCAAGGCCTGAGGATGTGTCTAATAACATCGATATGCTACCGGTCGGTGCAACTGTGGTAACATGCGAGTTCCTTATTCCGTGGTTCTTTACTGCACTCACTACCTCCTCCCAGTTTAAAGTCCACCAATCTCTATGGTAATATCCTTCTATTGGTAACTCGCCGTCCACATAACTCGAGTTTTGGAACTCTGGGAAAGTACCTCTCTCTTTTGCTAACTCAACTGACGCTAGCATCGCATGGAATGCTATGAACTCCATGATTTTACTCATCATGGTAAAACCCTCTTCGCTGTTGTACGGAATTCTTAACGCATAAAGCGTATCCGCCAATCCCATTATACCGAGACCTATTCTCCTCGTCCTTTTGGTCATATTCTCTATGCTTTGCAAAGGATACTTGTTGACGTCTATCACGTTGTCCAGGAACCTAACAGCAAGTCTCACGGTATTAGAAAGTTCTTCCCAATCCAACGTGGGTCCATTAGCCGTGTGACGCACGAAAGCATACAAATTTATAGAGCCAAGGTTACACGATTCATAAGGATATAATGGTTGCTCGCCGCATGGGTTTGTTGCCCTAATATATCCTAGGGTCTTCTTCAACGGGTTTCTCTTGTTCAGATTGTCTAAGAAAATCACACCGGGATCTGCTGTCTTCCATGCAGCCTCGGCTATCGACCTGAAAAGTCTGACAGGGTCTACGGTCTTCCAAACAGTCTTTGTCCTGGGGTTTATCAGTGGGTATGGTTTCTTAAATTCGTAACTTTCCCAAAAGTCCGGCGTTATCAATACTGATATGTTAAAATTCTCAAGGTATCCTTCGTTCATCTTAGAGTTTATGAACTTCTCCACATCGGGATGCCATATTTCAAGTATGCCCATGTTGGCACCCCGCCTCTTACCTCCTTGTTTAACGACCTCCGTGACTGTGTCGATTATCTTCATGAACGATACTGGACCCGACGCAACACCGGATGTTGAAAAAACAATATCGCCTTCAGGTCTTAATTTTGAGTAGTTTATACCGACCCCGCCACCGGACTTGAATATCAAGGCAGCTTCTTTGGCTGCATCCATTATCGACTCTATGTTGTCGTCTATGTCAAGGACAAAACACGCAGAAAGTTGCCCCAGTCTTGTACCGGCGTTGAACAACGTCGGACTGTTCGGCATGAATTTTTTGCTAACCATTAAGTTGTAATAATTTTCAAAATTTCTAATAACATGCTTAAAAGCACCGTTCTGGAAAAGTTTGAGAAACTCGCTCCAACTAACCTTCATCTTTCCCTGAGAGTTGAGTTCATCATAAAGATGCTTCATACGTTCAAGATGCCACTCGTTCCAAACGACTTTGTGTCCACCCTCTCCGGTTTCTAATACGAGTTTACCAACCCATTCTGCAGGGTTAAAATCTTCTTTTTCATGGACCTTTTGGTCTCCTGCTTTTGAGAACACCAGCTCATCATAAAGTATATCGGGTATCGTGACGAGGGCAGCAACTCTTTGGAACATCTGTTTCGGTCCCTCGATTAACTTGCCGTTTTCATCCCTCAGTAAGTACCTGGACGCCATCAACCTGAGAGCGTTTAACGAGAATGCCTTATCGACCTCATCGACATAGTCTTTTTCAAGTATCTTTTTCTTCTCTTCCCTTATTCTCTCCCTCTCTTTTCTATAAAGGATGTAGGCTTTCGCAACTTCGTACAGATCGAACTTTACGAGAGAAAGCTCGACTATGTCCTGTATTTCCTCAACATGCGGTATACGTCCGTCGGCGAACTTTTCACCCAGAAGTTTCAAAACATAGTTCAAAACTTCTGAATGGATCTTTGGATCGTACTGGTTCGTCGAAACCATGGCCTTCCTGATTGCTTCCGATATCCTGTTAACATCGAAGTCGACGATTCTGCCATCTCTTTTAATTACCTTATTGATGCGAGTTTTGTTGTACAATTTTCTCGACCTCCAACTACACTTTGTTAGACCTTGGATTGTTCGTTAAATTCAAATAAAAACTTTCCTTCCGTAAGACGACAATCGTCTTACTGAGCACGTATGAAGTTCTATATTGGAGGGTTCTCCTACGAAGAACTCGCTTTGAAATGCTTCAACAGTCTTTCCTCTTTAGTCTTTATATCGACTTCTAAGACATTTATAGTGCCGTCACTCAGTATGTCTATCACGTTAAAAGAATGGAGAAAACGTCCTCTTGTCCTTATACATGAAAACGTTCCTGCATTAACTAGGACTGTCTCGTCTATTTTGATGGTGTGTCTTACATGCCTGTGTCCCATCAACACCAAATGAACGTGATTTTGGAGAATTATGTCCAGGACGTCGCCAGCATCCTCCAATACGTTCACTTCCCTTCCGGAGTACGGGACGGGTACTAGGTGATGATGGAAGACTACGATCTTCAATTTTTCTGCCCGTGTTGACTTTAGCACCTCCTCCAAGTAGAGTTGTCTGCGCCTACCTAATCTTCCCTCGTCTCTATCAGGTTGTGGCGAGTTTAGAACCACGAACTTTGCCCACCCTTCGTCTACTTCAAAGTCCAAAAACCCAAACATTTCTTTAAACAGAGAGTGGCCATAATTCCTTTCATCATGATTGCCAGGAGCTATGATGTACTTATACTTCATGGACTTGAGCTTATCCACCGCCAACTCGTAATCTGGAAGTATGCCGTTATCCGTCAAATCTCCTGTGTGTACTAAAATGTCGGGTTTTGGGCTGAGCGTGTCGAGCGCCTCAAGACCCATGTTAAATATGTTTTCATCAAACTGGCCATGCCTTGTGATGTGAGTATCGGATATGTGTGCTATTCTGTAACTTTTACGTAACATGCCCTTCACACTCTGGTTTTAATCCCTTAAATAAATG
The window above is part of the Aigarchaeota archaeon genome. Proteins encoded here:
- a CDS encoding phosphoribosyltransferase; translation: MFFKNREEAGRLLAKALKDYKGCDVVVLAIPRGGVVVGYHVAEELDCPLDVIIPRKLGAPLQPELAIGAVAENGTSVLNEELIESMGVSRQYIERKIKEEVAEIRRRVSLYRSGRDAIPIKDKIVILVDDGLATGATMRAAINYVKKFGPKAIVVAVPVAPPDVVKSLRREVDRVVCLSTPEPFYAIGQFYEEFEQVEDEEVIRLLSARRGSA
- a CDS encoding bifunctional hydroxymethylpyrimidine kinase/phosphomethylpyrimidine kinase; protein product: MKAFRARALTVAGSDSGGGAGIQADLKTFAALGVHGMCAITAITAQNTVGVFDVQDIEVEVIRSQIRVVAEDIGVDAVKTGMLHTSQIIDAVADELSKISKPVVVDPVMVAKSGAELLKQDAIKALIERMLPIATVLTPNALEASKLVGFTVKTLDDAKKAAKAIAEMGPKAVVVKGGHISAERSIDTLYYDGEFRILDSPRIDTKNTHGTGCVFASAIAAELAKGSDILNAVLVAKRFVLDAIKNGINIGRGHGPVNPSAYVYEAAVKFEALKCVKDAVRMLESNPAVAKLIPESQSNIAMAIPYAESKEEVVAIPGRIVRQPWGVKSSGCPEFGASRYVANAVLAAMECDPNVRAAMNIRLGEDVLNAARAMNLSVSRYDRRSEPEDVKKIEDMSVRWGITQAVKLHGGVPNIVYHEGDWGKEPMVIVFGKDAVEVASLVIKLAEMIK
- a CDS encoding adenosylcobalamin-dependent ribonucleoside-diphosphate reductase, with the protein product MYNKTRINKVIKRDGRIVDFDVNRISEAIRKAMVSTNQYDPKIHSEVLNYVLKLLGEKFADGRIPHVEEIQDIVELSLVKFDLYEVAKAYILYRKERERIREEKKKILEKDYVDEVDKAFSLNALRLMASRYLLRDENGKLIEGPKQMFQRVAALVTIPDILYDELVFSKAGDQKVHEKEDFNPAEWVGKLVLETGEGGHKVVWNEWHLERMKHLYDELNSQGKMKVSWSEFLKLFQNGAFKHVIRNFENYYNLMVSKKFMPNSPTLFNAGTRLGQLSACFVLDIDDNIESIMDAAKEAALIFKSGGGVGINYSKLRPEGDIVFSTSGVASGPVSFMKIIDTVTEVVKQGGKRRGANMGILEIWHPDVEKFINSKMNEGYLENFNISVLITPDFWESYEFKKPYPLINPRTKTVWKTVDPVRLFRSIAEAAWKTADPGVIFLDNLNKRNPLKKTLGYIRATNPCGEQPLYPYESCNLGSINLYAFVRHTANGPTLDWEELSNTVRLAVRFLDNVIDVNKYPLQSIENMTKRTRRIGLGIMGLADTLYALRIPYNSEEGFTMMSKIMEFIAFHAMLASVELAKERGTFPEFQNSSYVDGELPIEGYYHRDWWTLNWEEVVSAVKNHGIRNSHVTTVAPTGSISMLLDTSSGLEPQFALVFEKRVTVGTFYYCDVEFERQLKEAGLYIDALLKKVAENGGSVQGLDEVPEEMRKVFLVAYDIPWWDHVRAQFEISKWVDASVSKTINMPSWVTSDDVMMAYLFAYKLGLKGITVYRDSSKTAQVLVTPTQRMEKYVVMMPNKTLKMMEELGFRVDQILMRHIKANAAHEKLKVKPKLAHLITAPEKISSIKEKMEKCPVCGSINILYQETCTKCIDCGWSSCPIA
- a CDS encoding metallophosphoesterase, encoding MLRKSYRIAHISDTHITRHGQFDENIFNMGLEALDTLSPKPDILVHTGDLTDNGILPDYELAVDKLKSMKYKYIIAPGNHDERNYGHSLFKEMFGFLDFEVDEGWAKFVVLNSPQPDRDEGRLGRRRQLYLEEVLKSTRAEKLKIVVFHHHLVPVPYSGREVNVLEDAGDVLDIILQNHVHLVLMGHRHVRHTIKIDETVLVNAGTFSCIRTRGRFLHSFNVIDILSDGTINVLEVDIKTKEERLLKHFKASSS